In one Fusarium falciforme chromosome 5, complete sequence genomic region, the following are encoded:
- a CDS encoding HET domain-containing protein, protein MEIPWEARIRRDPKFDPQDNTQGLLPLARFLWDYSTAEGVKAGYKALGQSQKERLSGFLSSLQGSSSKPTLPEEEFVHSPIQDPKGIRLVHVDVQNSTLRCTLRTYSASEIPPYVCLSYVWADFGPMMNRGRDFRETELEVPMFSHSDSAEIILNDRRFSIGANLHAALIGLQQYLDGRPIWVDAMCINQTDSNEKATQVARMGEIYSAAEKVFIWLGRKHTERDTAMRILKVWPSFPANPDNANIEFHGKKYKTAKAFFDATSTGSELISWIGLLTIVTESWWSRVWTVQEFILSKEYAFFYNGAEVPTADFKKAMDWTYFVAVNCSSKLIPSWVTFQPSIFDLKQHGTRLSFLDVAMLGATRMAGDPRDKAWAFLGITDPGSIGQPPLKPDYDNRNMGDFYIDLAQRLLRGDAGLLVLSLVNHPLPRESYKFKSKKPIGNRLLDQYKAKKRFPQQDPKFAPPEEDVFDEALQPDWGGKGVGYPSWVPKMASAVAMEPIFLREMRAQKARGKPLHDPGWRIFHAASKVQRGFSLSADGKRLSMEAHLLDTIKAAVALPKTEEDESGFYQAFRSWYPKKSRLAEIPYQHQPSATVPSALCRTLLMNIWLTSHPAPEGCEAHFANYLARISGSASGVKHDLQLKKKPDAEEGDIFPAAMNDVGIDRVLFITEKGYLGLGPARMGVGDVVGLVAGAHVPLVLRQGPGGWILVGETYVEGTMDGELAQKLVFQSVEIV, encoded by the exons ATGGAGATTCCGTGGGAAGCCCGTATTCGTCGTGACCCCAAGTTCGACCCCCAAGACAATACGCAAGGTCTGCTCCCGCTAGCGAGGTTTCTATGGGATTACTCGACTGCTGAGGGCGTCAAAGCTGGGTATAAAGCCTTGGGACAGTCACAAAAGGAGAGGTTGAGTGGGTTTCTATCTTCTCTGCAGGGTTCTTCATCAAAACCG ACCTTGCCTGAAGAGGAGTTTGTTCACTCTCCAATTCAAGACCCGAAGGGGATCCGTCTTGTTCATGTCGATGTCCAAAATTCGACGCTACGATGCACCCTCCGGACCTACTCGGCTTCTGAGATCCCGCCTTATGTCTGCCTCTCGTACGTTTGGGCCGATTTTGGTCCAATGATGAATCGAGGCCGCGACTTTCGCGAGACTGAACTCGAAGTTCCCATGTTCAGCCATTCGGACAGTGCTGAGATCATCCTCAACGATCGTCGGTTCTCTATTGGGGCCAACTTGCACGCTGCCTTGATTGGCCTCCAACAGTATCTTGATGGGAGGCCTATCTGGGTAGATGCCATGTGCATCAACCAAACTGATAGCAACGAAAAGGCTACACAAGTCGCTCGCATGGGGGAGATATACAGTGCTGCggaaaaggtctttatatggCTTGGGCGGAAACACACGGAGCGAGACACTGCCATGAGGATTCTCAAAGTCTGGCCATCTTTCCCTGCCAACCCTGACAATGCCAACATCGAGTTCCATGGAAAGAAATACAAGACCGCCAAGGCCTTCTTTGATGCGACTTCAACTGGGTCCGAACTCATATCTTGGATTGGCCTTCTCACAATTGTCACTGAGAGTTGGTGGAGCCGGGTTTGGACGGTGCAAGAGTTTATTCTCTCAAAGGAGTATGCCTTCTTCTACAACGGAGCTGAAGTACCGACTGCGGATTTCAAGAAGGCTATGGACTGGACTTACTTTGTTGCTGTCAATTGCTCTTCCAAGCTCATTCCCTCTTGGGTCACTTTCCAACCATCCATCTTTGACCTCAAACAGCACGGGACAAGGCTGAGCTTTCTCGATGTCGCCATGCTTGGGGCAACGAGGATGGCAGGTGACCCGCGGGACAAGGCCTGGGCTTTTCTGGGAATCACGGACCCGGGATCGATTGGCCAACCTCCTCTCAAACCTGATTATGATAACCGGAACATGGGAGACTTTTACATCGACCTTGCTCAACGTCTCCTGCGAGGTGATGCTGGGCTACTTGTGCTCTCACTTGTCAACCACCCCCTTCCCCGTGAATCATACAAGTTCAAATCCAAGAAGCCAATTGGTAACCGTCTTCTCGACCagtacaaggccaagaagcgctTCCCCCAGCAAGATCCAAAGTTTGCGCCCCCCGAAGAAGACGTCTTTGATGAAGCGCTACAACCGGACTGGGGTGGCAAAGGCGTGGGCTATCCAAGCTGGGTTCCCAAGATGGCGAGCGCTGTTGCTATGGAACCTATTTTCCTCAGAGAGATGAGAGCTCAGAAGGCTCGCGGGAAGCCTCTTCATGATCCTGGTTGGAGGATTTTCCACGCTGCGTCAAAGGTTCAGAGAGGGTTTTCTTTATCCGCTGATGGGAAAAGACTCTCAATGGAAGCACATTTGCTGGACACGATCAAAGCTGCGGTTGCACTGCCCAAgactgaagaggatgagTCGGGTTTCTATCAAGCCTTTCGTTCGTGGTATCCTAAGAAGAGTCGCCTGGCGGAGATCCCATATCAACACCAGCCTTCAGCCACTGTACCAAGTGCACTATGCCGCACTCTACTGATGAATATTTGGCTCACCTCTCATCCTGCGCCAGAAGGTTGCGAAGCTCACTTTGCAAACTACCTGGCCCGCATTTCAGGGTCCGCGTCGGGTGTCAAGCATGACCTgcagctgaagaagaagccagatGCAGAAGAGGGAGACATATTTCCTGCAGCCATGAATGACGTTGGAATCGATAGAGTTTTGTTTATAACTGAGAAAGGATACTTGGGTCTCGGCCCAGCAAGGATGGGGGTTGGCGATGTGGTGGGCCTGGTAGCAGGGGCTCATGTACCCCTTGTGTTACGCCAAGGGCCTGGGGGATGGATCTTGGTCGGCGAAACTTACGTGGAAGGAACCATGGATGGTGAACTTGCTCAGAAACTGGTGTTCCAGAGTGTTGAGATCGTGTAG